The Tolypothrix sp. PCC 7712 region AGTTCTAGTGGTGCTGCTGACAGCTTAGTTGCGGAAATTACGGCAGCAGGTGGCGAAGCTTTAGCGCTGCAAGCAGATGTTTCTAAACTCGACCAAGTAGAGGCGCTGTTCAACACCGTCATCGATAAATTTAAGCGGATTGATATTCTGGTCAACAATGCAGGTATTACTCGCGACACCTTACTTTTGCGGATGAAGCCCGAAGATTGGCAAGCGGTGATTGACCTCAATCTTACTGGTGTTTTCTTATGCACACGCTCTGCTAGTAAAGTTATGCTCAAGCAACGTTCTGGACGCATTATTAATATTGCCTCCGTTGCTGGGCAAATGGGTAACCCTGGTCAAGCAAATTACAGTGCCGCCAAAGCAGGTGTCATCGGCTTTACCAAAACTGTGGCTAAAGAACTAGCTTCTCGCGGGATCACCGTTAACGCCGTCGCCCCTGGTTTTATTTCCACCGACATGACCAGCAATCTCAGCAATACTGAAGAAATTCTCAAATTCATCCCCCTTGGTCGCTACGGTCAACCGGAAGAAATTGCTGGGATGGTGCGTTTCTTAGCTGCTGATCCCGCCGCCGCCTACATTACTGGCCAAGTGTTCAATGTCGATGGTGGCATGGTAATGGCTTAAGGAGTGCTGAATGTTGAGTGTACAGTGCGGAAAGCTCAGTACTCTACACTCAACATTCAATTCACAACTTATAATCCCAACAGTGCTGGTTCTACGCCTACTTTTTTCCAAGCATTACGAACAGCATTTTGTTCTTTACTTCCATGACCATATAATTCGCCAGCTACAGAGATTGTATGGTGTGCGGCTTTGGCAAAATTTGAACGGGGGCGTAATCTGTCTCTTAAGGTGATATACCAGATTTTTCCAGCTTTTTCCCAAGCGTAACCACCGATTTCTACTGCGGCTAAATAAAAAGCATGGTTGGGAATACCAGAGTTGATATGTACACCTCCGTTATCTTCGGTTCCTTTATATAAATCTTTGACATGGGCGGGTTGGGGGTCTTTACCCAATACAGGATCGTCGTAAGCAGTTCCCGGCGCTTTCATAGAGCGAATACCTACTCCTTTCACCCCAGGCATAAATAAACCAGCGCCAATGATCCAGTCGGCTTGATCTGCTGTGTGGTTGAGTACCCGTTGTTTAACTAAGGAACCAAAGACATCAGACATAGATTCATTTAATGCCCCCGGTTGATTTTGATAGGTTAAATTCGCTTCATATTGAGTGATCCCGTGGGTGAGTTCATGGGCGATGACATCAATTGATTTGGTGAAGCGAGTAAAAATCTGCCCATCGCCATCGCCATAAACCATTTGGTTGCCATCCCAAAAGGCGTTGTCATAATTCTGGCTGTAATGAACTGTAGAGTCTAAACGCAAACCGCGATCGTCAATA contains the following coding sequences:
- the fabG gene encoding 3-oxoacyl-[acyl-carrier-protein] reductase, whose protein sequence is MELLPENLQKLRGQVAIITGASRGIGRAIALELASYGANVVVNYASSSGAADSLVAEITAAGGEALALQADVSKLDQVEALFNTVIDKFKRIDILVNNAGITRDTLLLRMKPEDWQAVIDLNLTGVFLCTRSASKVMLKQRSGRIINIASVAGQMGNPGQANYSAAKAGVIGFTKTVAKELASRGITVNAVAPGFISTDMTSNLSNTEEILKFIPLGRYGQPEEIAGMVRFLAADPAAAYITGQVFNVDGGMVMA
- a CDS encoding M4 family metallopeptidase; protein product: MHRQGKRAAKSQVCHANNQFCPICFVVPPHMLKEIAKRGDTQQSDWAFQSLTRSARIRGQRDVLSLIPSAKSTGEKRRTIYDANNGIELPGKLVRGEGNPPTQDPAVNEAYDAAGATFDFYKEIYKRNSIDDRGLRLDSTVHYSQNYDNAFWDGNQMVYGDGDGQIFTRFTKSIDVIAHELTHGITQYEANLTYQNQPGALNESMSDVFGSLVKQRVLNHTADQADWIIGAGLFMPGVKGVGIRSMKAPGTAYDDPVLGKDPQPAHVKDLYKGTEDNGGVHINSGIPNHAFYLAAVEIGGYAWEKAGKIWYITLRDRLRPRSNFAKAAHHTISVAGELYGHGSKEQNAVRNAWKKVGVEPALLGL